The sequence below is a genomic window from Wyeomyia smithii strain HCP4-BCI-WySm-NY-G18 chromosome 1, ASM2978416v1, whole genome shotgun sequence.
TAAATCAACTTCTattaccgcgctatacttgttataGGTGAAGCGTGGATTTTCGTACATATTAACTACTTTTACCTCATTGATTGTGATGCAatcattttgactctttaaatagtcaatgaaaacatcaggagaaagattctcACTCATGCCCACTACTTTCAATCTAGGCACCGACGTGGGAACAACAGCACTGTATTTTTCACCCAGATTGCTTTGAATGCCATTTTTCACTAAATCAATATTTTCGCCAACGGCGCATTCGACaataatggaaccatctttaccgttcctgaaattactaactttgtgtgttttaggatctaagttagttttcaaaaacttccgagtttcctTGCAAGGTTGTTTGGACTCTTTCggtttaatcacaataaccggACGAGTCTTAGGTTTAACCGGTTTAAATccgatattagtattacttttgttacttgagttagatttattgtttttaccgCGACTTTTAACAACTTGCGCAAAAGTTGCACCGTCGTCAAAAACATCGTCATTATTTTCGTATTCGATTCTACGCTTTTTGCCgatttggtccgattcagaagGAATCGTCCCAATCCGCGCGCGAGCATTATTAATAGCAGCTATATTCTGATTTGTATTCAATTGCAAAACCGaatgattcaatttttcaaatttctcacataataatttttcaagagactcCTTTACATTTGATCTCAACTGTTCCATACCGATATTTATCGCGCTGTTTATCTGGGTCGCAATTTGATCCCGCATTTGAATGACCGAGTCAGAGAGAGAAGATAATTTCTGCATCTCTCCTTCGATACGCTTCATGTCCGGAGTCAAATGTtgcccaccacaacactggtttgataaacactcatcacacttgaagcaaagattATCGTTGTCTGTAATCATCTTTGCCGTCGCCTTGGTGAGCCCGGTGCacttgtagtgaaacaaacgtgcacagttaaagcccacacatttcaacggcaaatcTGATAATACAATTGCCGAACTACAGCCGGAGCAAATCATGACACAATACAGGTTAAACGCGGGACGCTACACCAACAAGCATGCAGAGAAGAGAGACAGAGGCAAGGAAAAAAAACgatcgccaccaccgctgctGTGAAAGCGCCGGGGGggattttattttatcaaactttaacgcgaacttgctgcttaaagcaactgttcttgtacttagccttgtgtagattcactaccgaaacacgttagaatatatctatcgtgaatcacttcactatttcactcgcaaattaacaattttatatcaCCACACAATAACACGACTACTGTGTTCGCCATCAAAAAGCTAGTGATGAGCAAGCCCTAAGTAtctaacttgatcagaccaatttaagaccacaccgttcatcttaataacgtgtttatttaaagagttttcgggaagtcttttgatgagaatatagaaaatcccatcatctcctggtgctttcatgtttttgaattttttgagaatagttcgcacctcattcaagtttgtttccaatacctcttcagaaagaaattcttgggtgatctgatcatacttttggtttacttcattttcaataggacttactacgttcaaattggagatatgaacactctcaaactgctgagctagtttttgagatttttgttcattcgttagaaaaatgcaatcaccatctttaaggactggaataagcttcgaaggtttcttaaggaccttcgaaagcttctagaaaggttttgaataaggttttagttgtttaatttctctcatgaaattctcatttcgcaagacagtgaatctatgtttaatttccttttgtaattcttgaaaaataattttcaaagcaggatcacgaaatctttggtattgacgtctccgtatgttcttcaaacgtataagaagttgaagttcactgtcagtaattggtgcattaaatttcactcgagccttaggaactgataaattccgggcattgagtattaagctgctaaaattttctaatgctctgacaatgtcagcactattttgtaaaataatatcatcattcaaattttcttcgattgtAGAACGATATccatcccaattagtcttgtgataatttaacacagatctagtgggattcaaaacagtttcatgggaaatagaaaatgttatgggaagatgatcagaatcaaagtcagcagttaataaatcactgcatgaatgactttgatttgttagtaccaaatcaattgtagatggatttctaatagaagaataacatgtaggaccatttggaaataaaactgaataaaatccagccgagcaatcattaaacaatatttttccattggaattgctttgagcattattccaagatcgatgtttcgcattaaaatcaccgatgattaaaaatttagatgtattccttgtgagtttttgcaaatctcccttgaaataatattttcgctcaccagtgcattgaaaaggcaaatacactgcggctataaataaaatgccaatacttgtttaaatttcaattcccaaactctcgataactttggtttcaagatgggttttttttcctgtatggacttcctcactgcgaccagaatcgtaaatctattgtgagatatgcccgggtgtctgctgtatcccgcacttctgttaatagcaatacctctattgagaagtggcatgcttattattattgttcatcagtgcttgcgtgtaatgtgctactcttccttacacgctcaCTGTTCTACTCGTTCcttttgccaaatatcaccatttataattccctggagaagtttcgtcgtgcgtccttctggccagttttattgataagagggacttattttttgttaagaggaagtcacgcaaaggtatttgtagatttcagcgtaaaggaagggtaactggtggggagcctgagaataaacccatgcttaaagccctttttgacatcggatggcctggttctactaagattcgaacccacgaccatccgcttgacaaagcggactctgtatccttgcggctacgcagctccccttgCCAacttcaagatggggtaaaacacgatgttttattcgacggtggataactattgcaactccactaccggcaacatcaattctatcaaacctatgaactatataatttgggttcttttttagtttaatatttggctttaaaagcgtttcagtcacaactgcaatatgcacatcgtggactgttaaaaaattgaaaaattcatcctctttcgcttttaaagagcgagcattccaatttagaaaatttactgcataatttgaaatcattgctgaatttcaatttcataacaatattagttgtaaatttcatacctacttgaacagcctcatacatcgagttacagttcaacaaagcggacattaactgcagcatggattgttgtaggtaatcAATCTTTTCGGGTGTTGGAATACCTagatcaatactggctgactgaaaggccactggcatatgaacagcctggtgttgcctgaacaggattgtttttctgaaatttgttatctgaatttaaattattacctacagacacacctgctaatgaaagtgctggtggtgcttgaacagtattgaaagtcttttgattacccacattgacaacaggttgtttagaattcctacgttgtcaatttacacatttgaaactattagtggtctctttcacggggcagatatctttcgtgtgactagtgtcaccacaaatcatacattttgcagccatatggcagtttcgagttccatgaccataggcttgacaattccgacattgcgtaagattatggattcctccatgtctcttgaaattttcccattttattcgctcgttaaataaaacacgtgctttttccaaacaattcaaattatgtactttggtacgatcaaaatgtaccaagtaattttcctggtgtattcaagtttgattaattttggcatttgcctttcgtttcatcgaAATTAcctggttgggggcaaaaccaagtgattctgacaaacaatctttaatttcctcaatagtttggtcatttgtaagacctttcaaaactgccttaaacggtctctcgtttttggcatctaaagaataaaatttatacatcttttcagtcaaatactgtaaaagatgtttatggccatcagaAGATTCAGCCAAAATATGAATTTCgtcttggcggccaatttggaAATTAACTTTtacatccgacagaaatgatggaagttctgatcgaaatgctttaaggggttatatacctttttagttttcaaaaaaccgaaaaattttttattgtattaCCTTCAAATACAGAActttatcttcaaatacagaACTCTTGAGAACatcttcacaaattttcataaagatctgagcaataggaagaaagttagagcgatttgcagcgcgcctcgccacggccgcataagcttaacttgaaactttacacgcgattatctcggaatagtgatttccgaaaaatgactttgccgtgatcctgattgcgggaaaacaactgaaccgatttccttcatctttttttttaaattttcgttgttaaattcgccggtccttgaacgatcgcttttcgaaacatacagttacattttgccgcaaaaaaattaatttttaatgcaatttttagcgctcaaaacgtgcattttttgaaaaaaaaaatgttcccatttgcactgaaaacaaaatactcataagagcgatcgttcaagaacccggcacacttctaaactaatgaaataatataagttttttgatttcggttgacccgctgagtctctatgaggatcaccgcaagcctctgcaaaaaaatagcgtttcggggaaacggccattattccagtaataattggtatatctcaaaatcaaacgtattttgttgttgttgataaactgtactttcagaaaaatacccctctgatgcaatgaaaatggtgctatgcacttaaaaatagattcaaacttccctcatttttctcgaccaaaaaggtatataaccccttaaaatttgctacaaaaaccacaataggtggaactttaaccttcttcataacggctttatgctcagtatgagaagtttgaactgcttgatccccaacggaagaaagaatatcatacctgttagtcgaaatttcagcgTCACTTgaaggagatgcctcacgtttccttgaaaccgcatcaaagcgagcttttttatttcttccaggcataactgaaaaacttcactacactttcacttcactatagaatttaagtagaaatatctcaaaccaaatttactcactaaacactcgttaacgttaaaaacaaatttattactttgcgtttcaacaggtagtcttttagaaagattgcctgttgaaagcgaaaaacaaaatatagttaaaaaaaaatatacatcgcatgtgtcgagagctcatgctgattttccccacagtgaatgcatttttcagcatttttactgcaggaatcatccgcatgattctccccacacttgccacaacgtgctttattgcagcagtaggcgacggtgtggcctagctgcatacaattcaggcagttcatgacgcggggcacatAGAgccgcacagggagacgaacccggtggatcgagacgtggctaggcaatgcagacccggcgaacgtaactcgaatcgagtctgacggagtgtacacttttgtgccgccgACGAGAGATACAGACcacaattgcttgcagtccaaAATCTTTATTTTTACATCGGTGCACAAAGAATTTTTTAAGCAGCCGAAGCCGCTTTGCAAAATACACTCGACGaccagactcgaatcggttatgacaccgtcgatcttcacgtctcgtgcgggtatatacacgcgatactcgcttGTGAAAAGCTCAGAACAAGctatagcgttggcctgttccaggttactgaccacgacacggagcttgttaggtctgaccttggatatttcggtcacggccttgtaccttTTCGTCAGGTCTTTGGAAATCTGCATTATATTTAACGGCTTTGATTTCgctcctgcctttggccgaaagaaaacagtataaCTGCTCTGAGATCTGTCCGGGTagagcctggggcgaggggtgGCTGCATCAGCAACCGAGAGGGATTGAGTGGGAAGGACATGATAGGGAGGGTTCGAAGAAGAGGatgagggatctacatccattgcgctaagcTAGCGCGCTAGCTTTATAGACAAGAATCACGaaccttcttcttttttttaataaacttcgTTGAATTTGAAAGAATAACTAACCGGCggaacgtaaaataataaacttCGTTGAACTTGAAAGAATAACTAACCGGCGGAACGT
It includes:
- the LOC129718973 gene encoding uncharacterized protein LOC129718973 is translated as MRDQIATQINSAINIGMEQLRSNVKESLEKLLCEKFEKLNHSVLQLNTNQNIAAINNARARIGTIPSESDQIGKKRRIEYENNDDVFDDGATFAQVVKSRGKNNKSNSSNKSNTNIGFKPVKPKTRPVIVIKPKESKQPCKETRKFLKTNLDPKTHKVSNFRNGKDGSIIVECAVGENIDLVKNGIQSNLGEKYSAVVPTSVPRLKVVGMSENLSPDVFIDYLKSQNDCITINELRILI